A genomic region of Rhizobium sp. NXC24 contains the following coding sequences:
- a CDS encoding GH1 family beta-glucosidase, with product MIDPKSFAARFPGDFTFGVATAAFQIEGATKADGRKPSIWDAFANMPGRVYQRHNGDVACDHYNRLEQDLDLIKDMGVEAYRFSIAWPRIIPDGTGPVNEAGLDFYDRLVDGCKARGIKTFATLYHWDLPLTLAGDGGWTARSTAYAYQRYAKTVMARLGDRLDSVATFNEPWCIVWLSHLYGVHAPGERNMQAALYAMHTMNLAHGLGVEAIRAVAPKVPVGIVLNAASILPGSDSAEDQAAVERAHQFHNGAFFDPIFKGQYPKEFVEVLSDRMPVVEDGDLKIINQKLDWWGLNYYMPMRVADDVSKSGDFPWTKEAPPASDVKTDIGWEIYAPGLKHVVQDLYKRYELPECYITENGACYNMEVVNGEVDDQPRLDYYIDHLGVVADLIKDGYPMRGYFAWSLMDNFEWAEGYRMRFGLVHVDYETQVRTVKKSGKWYRELAGQFPKGNHKAA from the coding sequence ATGATTGATCCAAAGAGCTTCGCTGCCCGTTTCCCGGGCGATTTCACGTTCGGCGTTGCCACTGCCGCCTTCCAGATCGAAGGCGCCACCAAGGCGGATGGCCGCAAGCCGTCGATCTGGGATGCCTTCGCGAACATGCCGGGCCGCGTCTATCAGCGGCACAACGGCGATGTCGCCTGCGATCACTACAACCGGCTGGAACAGGATCTCGATCTGATCAAGGACATGGGCGTCGAAGCCTATCGCTTCTCGATCGCCTGGCCGCGCATCATTCCGGACGGCACCGGCCCGGTGAACGAAGCCGGCCTCGATTTCTACGATCGTCTCGTCGATGGCTGTAAGGCGCGTGGCATCAAGACCTTCGCGACGCTCTATCACTGGGATCTGCCGCTGACGCTCGCCGGCGACGGCGGCTGGACGGCACGTTCCACGGCCTATGCCTATCAGCGTTATGCCAAGACCGTCATGGCACGCCTCGGCGACCGTCTGGATTCGGTTGCCACCTTCAACGAACCCTGGTGCATTGTCTGGCTCAGCCATCTCTATGGCGTTCATGCGCCGGGCGAGCGTAACATGCAGGCCGCGCTTTATGCCATGCACACCATGAACCTCGCGCACGGTCTCGGCGTCGAGGCAATCCGGGCCGTCGCGCCGAAGGTGCCGGTCGGTATCGTGCTGAATGCGGCCTCGATCCTTCCGGGTTCCGATAGCGCCGAAGATCAGGCTGCCGTCGAGCGCGCGCATCAGTTCCACAACGGTGCCTTCTTCGATCCGATCTTCAAGGGGCAGTACCCGAAGGAATTCGTCGAGGTACTCAGCGACCGCATGCCTGTTGTCGAGGATGGCGATCTGAAGATCATCAACCAGAAGCTCGACTGGTGGGGCCTGAACTACTACATGCCGATGCGTGTCGCCGATGACGTGTCCAAGAGCGGCGATTTCCCCTGGACGAAGGAAGCGCCGCCTGCAAGCGACGTGAAGACCGACATCGGCTGGGAAATCTACGCGCCGGGCCTGAAGCATGTCGTGCAGGACCTCTACAAGCGCTACGAATTGCCGGAATGCTACATCACCGAAAACGGCGCCTGCTACAACATGGAGGTCGTCAACGGTGAAGTCGACGACCAGCCGCGCCTCGATTACTACATCGACCATCTCGGCGTGGTCGCCGACCTGATCAAGGACGGTTATCCCATGCGCGGTTATTTCGCCTGGAGCCTGATGGATAATTTCGAATGGGCGGAAGGCTATCGCATGCGTTTCGGCCTCGTGCACGTCGATTACGAGACGCAGGTGCGGACGGTGAAGAAGAGCGGCAAGTGGTACCGTGAACTCGCCGGTCAGTTCCCGAAGGGGAACCACAAGGCGGCTTGA
- a CDS encoding NADPH-dependent FMN reductase, with the protein MQRPLSLYALCGSQRQASTSLRLLEALRLISPDGVSIEICDLIGSLPIFNPDHEGDRTPPIVETFAAKIRDVDGVIVSCPEYAHGIPGGFKNALDWLVSRDEVPFKPLMFAHASHRGDLVLEQLTEVLKTMSLRIVPEAFLRVPLAGKSDEAQATTLAEAQQNGTLQASLDRFAQAIRASA; encoded by the coding sequence ATCCAGCGTCCGCTCTCCCTCTACGCGCTCTGCGGCAGCCAAAGGCAGGCCTCGACCAGCCTTCGGTTGCTGGAAGCCCTGCGGCTGATTTCGCCAGACGGCGTTTCCATCGAAATCTGCGATTTGATCGGCAGCCTGCCGATCTTCAATCCCGATCATGAGGGCGACAGGACGCCTCCTATTGTCGAAACCTTTGCCGCGAAAATCCGCGATGTAGACGGGGTGATCGTCTCTTGCCCGGAATATGCCCATGGCATTCCCGGCGGATTCAAGAACGCATTGGATTGGCTGGTGTCGCGCGACGAAGTGCCGTTCAAGCCGCTGATGTTTGCGCATGCCTCGCATCGAGGCGATCTTGTGCTGGAACAACTGACCGAGGTGCTGAAGACAATGTCGCTCCGCATTGTGCCGGAGGCTTTTCTGCGTGTGCCGCTCGCCGGCAAGAGCGATGAGGCGCAGGCGACGACCCTGGCGGAGGCGCAACAGAACGGCACGTTGCAAGCCAGCCTCGATCGTTTTGCACAGGCGATCCGCGCATCCGCATGA
- a CDS encoding bifunctional diguanylate cyclase/phosphodiesterase has protein sequence MGAVFKSIQRNTQIGRHSIVTAVLFSFALVVTVVTLMVLTAIGRVADYSNKLDDERSWETTAGALKTFEGLLDATLHDYAARNTAARNVYDENDQDWIAGNYGEMSSDGALFDMALVVDDNNKPIIAYQDGKPMTDRIEDVFGPSLWALVDQVRKARVTSVPEASGYVMTNKGIAAVGVGTIREKSGRIPVPEGKRRYLIFVRHLDAAKIKMLSNTYVISGLKLVPPDTIARYAVSIVDPLGKPLGRLVWTSRGPGDVSYQQARPLVVGALGLVGMFFLVLLILGSLAGRRLRAEEALARQGSLRDRLSGLLNREGLRLDVDRLVESARADGSNVLLLYLDLDGFKEINDSYGHGTGDQLIRAVAAGLNVLIPPKAILARLGGDEFAVAFPTKELNDAPALRLAEQVLDFFAEPLEIGRRVVVVGASIGIASSPEGRIGREELVRRADLAMYKAKEAGRARMACYETAMDADREERNALELDLRNAIEKEELTLAYQPLVDATSHEITGVEALVRWNRPGHGPISPEAFIPVAETSGLIEALGLFVLRKACETARQWPDLRIAVNVSPGQFRNPAFADYVRHVLNHTEIEAERVTLEITEGYIIQNPERTRQSIERLKRLGVKVALDDFGSGFSSIGYLRQFGFDRIKIDRSLTMDVLEDSRAREMLQATVALARSLDIPVTAEGIETKEQGAALEHFGCDELQGYFFGKPLPEAEISKRLMAQTARVLDVERDAAA, from the coding sequence TTGGGTGCAGTTTTCAAGTCAATCCAGCGGAATACGCAAATCGGTCGTCATTCCATCGTGACGGCCGTTTTGTTTTCGTTCGCTTTGGTGGTCACTGTGGTTACCTTGATGGTGCTGACAGCGATCGGCCGCGTCGCGGACTATTCCAACAAATTGGATGACGAACGCTCCTGGGAAACCACTGCCGGTGCGCTGAAGACCTTCGAAGGCCTGCTCGATGCCACGCTGCATGACTATGCTGCGCGCAACACCGCCGCCAGGAATGTCTACGATGAAAACGACCAGGACTGGATCGCCGGCAACTACGGCGAGATGTCCTCGGATGGCGCCCTGTTCGACATGGCGCTAGTGGTCGACGACAATAACAAGCCGATTATTGCCTATCAGGACGGCAAGCCGATGACCGACAGGATCGAGGATGTCTTCGGTCCCTCGCTCTGGGCCTTGGTGGATCAGGTGCGCAAGGCGCGGGTGACCAGCGTTCCGGAGGCGAGCGGCTATGTGATGACCAATAAGGGCATCGCCGCCGTTGGCGTGGGGACAATCCGCGAAAAATCCGGCCGAATCCCCGTGCCGGAAGGCAAGCGCCGCTATTTGATCTTCGTCCGGCACCTCGATGCAGCCAAGATCAAGATGCTTTCCAATACCTATGTCATCAGCGGCCTCAAGCTGGTCCCGCCGGATACGATTGCGCGCTATGCCGTTTCGATCGTCGATCCGCTTGGCAAGCCGCTCGGGCGGCTGGTCTGGACCTCGCGCGGGCCTGGTGACGTCAGCTATCAACAGGCCCGTCCGCTGGTGGTTGGTGCACTCGGCCTGGTCGGCATGTTCTTCTTGGTGCTGCTGATTCTGGGGTCTCTGGCAGGACGCCGGCTCAGGGCGGAAGAGGCGCTGGCGCGGCAGGGCTCGCTGCGGGACCGGCTCAGCGGCCTTCTCAATCGGGAGGGTCTTCGTCTCGATGTCGACCGACTAGTGGAGAGCGCCCGCGCCGACGGCAGCAATGTCCTGTTGCTCTATCTCGACCTCGACGGTTTCAAGGAAATCAACGACTCCTATGGCCACGGCACTGGCGACCAGTTGATCCGCGCCGTCGCAGCCGGGTTGAATGTGCTTATCCCGCCGAAGGCGATTCTTGCGCGGCTCGGCGGCGATGAATTCGCCGTCGCCTTTCCGACCAAGGAACTGAACGATGCGCCGGCGCTCAGGCTTGCCGAGCAGGTGCTGGATTTCTTTGCCGAGCCGCTGGAGATCGGTCGCCGCGTGGTGGTCGTCGGCGCCAGTATCGGCATTGCCAGCTCGCCGGAGGGCCGCATCGGCCGCGAGGAGCTGGTGCGCCGCGCCGACCTAGCCATGTACAAGGCCAAGGAAGCCGGACGCGCCCGTATGGCTTGCTATGAGACGGCGATGGATGCCGATCGCGAGGAGCGCAATGCACTGGAACTGGATCTGCGCAATGCCATCGAAAAAGAAGAGCTGACGCTCGCCTACCAGCCGCTGGTCGACGCCACGAGCCATGAGATCACTGGCGTCGAGGCGTTGGTACGCTGGAACAGGCCAGGTCACGGGCCGATTTCGCCTGAAGCCTTCATTCCTGTCGCCGAAACCAGTGGTTTGATCGAAGCACTCGGGCTGTTCGTACTAAGAAAAGCCTGCGAGACGGCGCGGCAATGGCCGGATCTGCGGATTGCAGTCAATGTCTCACCCGGACAGTTCCGCAACCCCGCCTTCGCGGACTATGTTCGGCATGTCCTGAACCATACGGAGATCGAAGCCGAACGCGTCACGCTGGAAATCACCGAAGGCTATATCATCCAGAACCCCGAGCGCACCCGCCAATCGATCGAGCGGCTGAAACGGCTTGGGGTCAAGGTGGCGCTGGACGATTTCGGCTCGGGCTTCTCGTCGATCGGCTATCTCCGCCAATTCGGCTTCGACCGCATCAAGATCGACCGGTCGCTGACCATGGATGTGCTGGAAGACAGCCGCGCCCGCGAGATGCTGCAGGCAACGGTGGCTTTGGCGCGTTCGCTCGACATCCCCGTGACGGCGGAAGGCATCGAGACGAAAGAGCAGGGGGCCGCCCTGGAGCACTTCGGTTGCGACGAGCTGCAGGGCTATTTCTTCGGCAAACCGCTGCCGGAAGCCGAGATCAGCAAGCGGCTGATGGCGCAGACGGCTCGCGTGCTCGACGTCGAGCGCGACGCAGCCGCCTAA
- a CDS encoding rhodanese-related sulfurtransferase, protein MTDILSTPRHEAGGAFLVAALYHFASFPRFEALREPLLALCEANGVKGTLLLAHEGINGTIAGTDAGIGAVLSFLRAQPEFSTLEHKESRASKMPFVRMKVKLKKEIVTMGVENIDPTKIVGTYVAPQDWNALISDPDTIVIDTRNDYETAIGVFKGAVDPKTKTFREFPEWVRQNEGLHNKPKIAMYCTGGIRCEKATAFMKEQGFDEVYHLKGGILKYLEEVPAEESLWEGACFVFDERVSVEHGLKEGNHKLCHACRNPITAEEVTSPFYEAGVSCSHCYHDRTEEDRKRFRERQRQVMLARKRGQEHIGG, encoded by the coding sequence ATGACAGACATCCTTTCCACTCCGCGGCATGAGGCAGGGGGCGCGTTCCTCGTTGCCGCCCTCTATCATTTTGCCTCCTTCCCGCGCTTCGAAGCCCTGCGCGAGCCGCTGCTTGCGCTCTGTGAAGCAAACGGCGTCAAGGGTACGCTGCTGCTCGCCCATGAGGGCATCAACGGCACCATCGCCGGCACCGATGCAGGCATTGGCGCCGTCCTCTCCTTCCTGCGCGCCCAGCCGGAATTTTCGACGCTGGAGCACAAGGAAAGCCGGGCCTCGAAAATGCCCTTCGTCCGCATGAAGGTGAAGCTGAAGAAAGAGATCGTCACCATGGGCGTCGAGAACATCGACCCCACCAAGATCGTCGGCACTTATGTCGCGCCGCAGGACTGGAACGCGCTGATCTCCGACCCCGACACCATCGTCATCGACACACGCAACGACTACGAGACGGCGATCGGCGTGTTCAAGGGCGCGGTCGATCCGAAGACGAAGACATTCCGCGAATTTCCGGAATGGGTGCGCCAGAACGAGGGCCTGCACAACAAGCCGAAGATTGCTATGTATTGCACCGGCGGTATCCGCTGCGAGAAGGCGACCGCCTTCATGAAGGAGCAGGGTTTCGATGAAGTTTACCACCTCAAGGGCGGCATTCTGAAATATCTCGAAGAAGTGCCCGCCGAGGAAAGCCTCTGGGAAGGCGCCTGCTTCGTCTTCGACGAGCGCGTTTCCGTCGAACATGGCCTGAAGGAAGGCAACCACAAGCTCTGCCATGCCTGCCGCAACCCGATCACTGCGGAAGAGGTCACGTCACCCTTCTATGAAGCCGGCGTCTCCTGCAGCCATTGCTATCACGACCGCACTGAGGAAGACCGCAAGCGCTTCCGCGAGCGCCAGCGCCAAGTGATGCTCGCCCGCAAGCGTGGCCAGGAGCATATTGGCGGCTAA
- a CDS encoding Gfo/Idh/MocA family oxidoreductase: MAIEGSSEQTREPRIRLGMVGGGAGAFIGAVHRIAARIDDQFDLVAGALSASPDKAIASGRDLGLDPSRTYSSYREMAIREAKLKNGIEAVSIVTPNHVHYDAAKEFLKRGIHVICDKPLTSNLADAKKLKKVADESGALFILTHNYTGYPMVRQAREMIANGELGDIRIVHAEYPQDWLTENIEQSGQKQAAWRTDPSQSGAGGSTGDIGTHAYNLASFVSGLELDSLAADLDSFVEGRRLDDNGHLLLRFKAKGSEKPAKGMLWCSQVAPGHENGLKVRVYGTKGGLEWTQADPNYLWYTPFGEPKRLITRNGAGSGAAAARVSRIPSGHPEGYLEAFATIYTEAARAINARKKGVAVDPAVVYPTVDDGVKGVAFVEACVASSKRNGAWVKL; encoded by the coding sequence ATGGCAATCGAAGGATCATCGGAGCAGACGCGAGAGCCGCGCATTCGGCTTGGCATGGTGGGCGGAGGCGCGGGCGCCTTTATCGGTGCGGTGCATCGTATCGCCGCGCGCATTGACGACCAGTTCGATCTCGTCGCCGGCGCGCTGTCTGCCTCGCCGGACAAGGCTATCGCTTCGGGCCGTGATCTCGGTCTCGATCCGTCCCGCACCTATTCCAGCTATCGCGAGATGGCGATCCGCGAAGCCAAACTGAAGAACGGCATCGAAGCGGTTTCGATCGTCACGCCGAACCATGTTCACTATGATGCCGCCAAGGAATTCCTGAAGCGCGGCATCCACGTCATCTGCGACAAGCCGCTGACCTCCAATCTTGCCGACGCCAAGAAGCTGAAGAAGGTGGCTGACGAGAGCGGCGCGCTGTTCATCCTGACGCACAACTACACCGGCTATCCGATGGTTCGCCAGGCGCGCGAGATGATCGCCAATGGCGAGCTCGGCGATATCCGCATCGTGCATGCGGAATATCCCCAGGACTGGCTGACGGAAAACATCGAGCAGTCGGGCCAGAAGCAGGCGGCCTGGCGTACCGATCCGTCGCAGTCCGGCGCGGGTGGCTCGACCGGCGATATCGGCACGCATGCCTATAATCTCGCCTCTTTTGTTAGCGGCCTGGAACTCGATAGCCTCGCTGCCGATCTCGACAGTTTCGTCGAAGGCCGCCGTCTGGACGACAATGGTCATCTATTGCTGCGCTTCAAAGCCAAGGGTTCGGAGAAGCCGGCTAAGGGCATGCTGTGGTGCAGCCAGGTGGCACCGGGTCATGAGAACGGCCTGAAGGTCCGCGTCTACGGCACCAAGGGCGGCCTCGAATGGACGCAGGCCGATCCCAACTATCTCTGGTACACGCCATTCGGTGAGCCGAAGCGCCTGATCACCCGTAATGGCGCAGGCTCCGGTGCGGCCGCGGCGCGTGTTTCGCGCATCCCATCGGGACATCCGGAAGGCTATCTCGAAGCCTTCGCCACGATCTACACCGAGGCTGCGCGCGCCATCAATGCCCGCAAGAAGGGCGTGGCGGTCGATCCGGCCGTGGTTTACCCGACCGTCGATGACGGTGTGAAGGGTGTGGCTTTCGTCGAGGCCTGCGTTGCTTCCTCGAAGCGTAACGGTGCCTGGGTCAAGCTTTGA
- a CDS encoding GNAT family N-acetyltransferase yields the protein MLMVRPYVPADADLTMDIFLRAIREVASKDYNQAQIDAWAKVEDRDAWAKRRSSRPAWIVQYGDVSIGFADLVPDGLLDMMFVHPDYQGMGAASLLLTTVEAEARKQRLGRIFTEASLTARAFFERRGFRVLASQIVEKRGQTLENFRMEKFL from the coding sequence ATGCTGATGGTAAGACCATATGTCCCCGCGGATGCCGATCTGACCATGGACATATTCCTGAGAGCAATCCGGGAGGTGGCGTCGAAGGACTACAACCAAGCTCAAATCGACGCCTGGGCCAAGGTGGAAGACAGGGACGCGTGGGCGAAACGACGGTCAAGCAGGCCGGCCTGGATCGTTCAATATGGGGACGTGTCGATCGGATTTGCGGATCTGGTGCCCGATGGGCTCCTGGATATGATGTTTGTCCATCCCGATTATCAAGGCATGGGTGCCGCCAGCCTGCTCCTGACGACGGTCGAGGCAGAGGCAAGAAAACAGAGGCTCGGGCGCATTTTTACGGAAGCGAGCCTTACCGCCAGAGCGTTTTTCGAGCGACGAGGCTTCCGCGTCCTGGCATCGCAAATCGTGGAAAAGCGCGGGCAGACGCTCGAAAATTTCCGGATGGAGAAATTTCTCTGA